A genomic region of Trichothermofontia sichuanensis B231 contains the following coding sequences:
- the glgA gene encoding glycogen synthase GlgA, with the protein MYIVQIASECAPVIKAGGLGDVVYGLSRELETRDHCVEIILPMYDCMRYDHIFDLHEAYRDLWVPWGNGAIHTTVFCGWVHGRLCFFIQPHSNENFFNRGHYYGSRDDHMRFAFFSKAALEFLLKTGKRPDILHCHDWQTGLVPVLLYDIYKWHGMDRQRVCYTIHNFKHQGISGADSLHAVGLRDTAYYFSYDRLRDNFNPFGINFMKGGIVYSNYVNTVSPHHAWEARFESCGYGLGHTLEIHQSKFGGILNGIDHDVWNPASDVYIPHHYTIETFEIKAKNRKALRERLLLRDEPKPIVAYIGRLDEQKGVHLVHHAIYYTLSRGAQFVLLGSATDAKINSWFWHEKNYLNNNPDCHLELGFNEELSHLIYAGADMIVVPSNFEPCGLTQMIGLRYGTVPIVRGVGGLVNTVFDRDYDEAHPPEKRNGYVFFQTDNIALESAMDRAIGLWFHYPEEFQKLAKQGMAYDYSWHDPVDRYEEVYKFIKA; encoded by the coding sequence ATGTATATTGTGCAGATCGCATCGGAATGCGCCCCTGTCATCAAGGCTGGCGGTCTTGGCGACGTTGTCTATGGCCTCAGCCGTGAATTGGAGACACGGGATCATTGCGTTGAGATCATCCTGCCAATGTACGATTGCATGCGCTACGATCACATTTTTGACCTGCACGAAGCCTATCGCGATCTATGGGTACCCTGGGGCAATGGTGCTATCCACACAACCGTTTTTTGCGGTTGGGTACATGGGCGGTTATGTTTCTTTATTCAACCCCATTCCAACGAAAACTTCTTCAATCGGGGCCACTACTACGGCTCGCGGGATGACCACATGCGGTTTGCCTTTTTTAGCAAGGCGGCCTTGGAATTTCTTTTGAAAACCGGCAAGCGACCCGATATTCTCCACTGCCACGATTGGCAAACGGGCTTGGTACCAGTCCTCCTGTACGATATCTATAAATGGCATGGCATGGATCGCCAGCGGGTTTGCTACACCATTCATAATTTTAAGCACCAGGGGATTTCTGGGGCGGATTCGCTCCATGCTGTGGGTCTACGGGATACGGCTTATTACTTTAGCTACGATCGCCTGCGGGATAACTTCAACCCCTTTGGGATTAACTTTATGAAGGGGGGAATCGTTTACTCGAACTACGTGAATACGGTTTCACCGCACCATGCCTGGGAAGCTCGGTTTGAGTCTTGTGGGTATGGGTTAGGGCATACTCTGGAAATTCACCAGTCTAAATTCGGTGGCATTCTCAATGGGATTGATCACGACGTTTGGAATCCGGCGAGCGATGTCTACATTCCCCACCACTACACGATCGAAACCTTTGAAATTAAGGCCAAAAACCGTAAAGCCTTACGCGAGCGACTGCTCTTACGGGATGAACCCAAGCCGATCGTGGCCTATATCGGTCGTCTGGATGAGCAGAAGGGGGTGCATCTAGTCCACCATGCCATTTACTACACTTTGAGCCGCGGGGCACAGTTCGTTCTGTTGGGATCGGCCACGGATGCCAAGATCAATAGCTGGTTCTGGCATGAAAAGAATTATCTTAACAACAACCCCGACTGCCACCTAGAATTAGGTTTCAATGAGGAACTCTCGCACCTGATCTACGCTGGGGCAGATATGATTGTGGTTCCTAGCAACTTTGAACCCTGCGGTCTGACCCAAATGATTGGGCTGCGCTATGGCACAGTCCCGATCGTGCGCGGGGTAGGTGGTCTTGTGAACACGGTCTTCGATCGGGATTATGACGAGGCCCATCCTCCTGAAAAACGTAACGGCTATGTGTTCTTCCAAACCGACAATATCGCCCTTGAATCAGCGATGGATCGGGCGATCGGGCTGTGGTTCCACTACCCAGAGGAATTCCAAAAATTAGCGAAGCAGGGGATGGCCTATGACTATTCCTGGCACGATCCGGTTGATCGCTATGAGGAAGTTTACAAATTTATCAAAGCCTGA
- a CDS encoding DUF4011 domain-containing protein, translating into MPDQVFEELERGTRLTIASLPEPPDHPRDEEDDAFRLLLEAMRDTDEEYLTAVAALDETDRDSEEFQQIERRLRDKVREELEMPPRTDLRSLSRTDYANHLGINPSYELPTLQSDGAGQPAHRDKKLQTLLYPNELARKLVGLREGARKSIEESGLNTLYLAFGMLEWYEAEQSDRRLLAPLLLYPVTLEQTLRSG; encoded by the coding sequence TTGCCTGACCAGGTTTTTGAGGAACTGGAAAGGGGCACTAGACTAACGATCGCTTCACTACCAGAACCGCCGGATCACCCAAGGGACGAGGAGGATGATGCGTTTCGTCTCCTGCTGGAAGCAATGCGTGATACGGATGAGGAGTATCTTACTGCTGTTGCTGCTCTTGATGAAACTGATCGTGATTCAGAAGAGTTTCAGCAAATTGAGCGGAGACTGCGGGATAAAGTCCGCGAGGAACTAGAGATGCCCCCTCGCACTGACCTGCGATCGCTGAGCAGAACAGACTATGCTAATCACCTGGGTATCAATCCCAGCTATGAATTGCCGACTTTGCAGTCTGACGGTGCGGGTCAGCCTGCCCATCGGGATAAGAAGTTGCAAACCTTGCTTTATCCCAATGAGTTAGCGCGCAAGTTAGTGGGCCTGCGGGAGGGTGCACGTAAATCAATTGAAGAAAGTGGACTTAATACCCTTTACTTAGCGTTTGGCATGTTGGAGTGGTATGAAGCTGAACAATCCGATCGGCGGCTTCTGGCACCGCTGTTACTGTATCCAGTCACTCTAGAGCAAACGCTTCGTAGCGGATAA
- a CDS encoding thylakoid membrane photosystem I accumulation factor, with the protein MTNHWAGGCQPILTSLRQYGQWTIARIATFGLLAITLTVINFALFQPAPAFAGLNDDRFDGNIFALYAGNGSLVPPRVTLQQSRQRPDRATIMMLYVEDSRDCKQYSAVLSQLQAFYGRVADLIPINVDSLPSEPSHDPNQPSYYYQGLVPQTVIFNPAGKVVFNETGILPFEQVDDVMRDIFDLLPRSQSVELKRRPVNELNTELVAD; encoded by the coding sequence ATGACCAATCATTGGGCAGGCGGCTGTCAGCCAATCTTAACCTCCCTCAGGCAGTATGGACAGTGGACGATCGCGCGTATCGCCACCTTCGGCTTGCTGGCAATTACCCTCACAGTGATCAACTTCGCCCTGTTCCAGCCAGCCCCAGCCTTCGCTGGCTTGAATGACGATCGCTTTGACGGCAACATCTTTGCACTTTATGCCGGCAACGGCTCCCTGGTTCCCCCCCGTGTTACCCTCCAGCAGTCACGCCAGCGGCCCGATCGCGCCACCATCATGATGCTGTATGTCGAAGACAGCCGGGATTGCAAGCAATATTCCGCCGTATTGTCCCAACTCCAGGCGTTCTATGGCCGTGTCGCTGACTTGATCCCAATCAATGTCGATTCCCTACCATCCGAACCTAGCCATGACCCCAACCAACCCAGCTACTACTACCAGGGACTGGTTCCCCAAACGGTGATCTTTAATCCGGCTGGCAAGGTGGTCTTTAACGAAACCGGGATTTTACCCTTTGAGCAGGTAGATGATGTCATGCGGGATATCTTTGACCTGCTACCGCGATCGCAGTCGGTGGAATTAAAACGCCGCCCCGTGAACGAGCTAAATACCGAACTGGTGGCCGATTAG
- a CDS encoding DEAD/DEAH box helicase family protein, with product MPEQNFSLRERLRRDYGIQIPTFIHSVNINGQAADTPESYFQKIQDIICDFPRWRVRRFLTLSLFSFRGIALFHDLNPERWPGESILRNQLISSILCGQETASEDAIALDYDVDDPAIANRIPLLITDADASQFSAIVDVIDGKSLVIEGPPGTGKSQTITNLIAVAIFLRTDKTQGGAGTVARCC from the coding sequence GTGCCAGAACAAAACTTTAGTTTAAGAGAACGCTTACGACGAGACTATGGCATCCAAATACCCACTTTTATACATTCAGTAAATATTAATGGTCAGGCTGCTGATACGCCTGAATCTTATTTTCAAAAGATTCAAGACATTATTTGCGATTTCCCTCGATGGCGAGTACGGCGTTTCTTAACCCTGAGTTTATTCTCGTTTCGAGGAATTGCACTTTTTCATGACTTGAATCCTGAGCGATGGCCCGGTGAATCGATACTGAGAAATCAATTAATATCTTCTATCCTTTGTGGTCAGGAAACTGCTAGCGAAGATGCGATCGCCCTAGATTACGATGTAGATGATCCAGCGATAGCTAATCGCATCCCCCTGCTGATTACAGACGCAGATGCCTCCCAGTTTTCAGCGATCGTTGACGTAATCGATGGTAAAAGTTTAGTGATTGAAGGTCCTCCAGGGACAGGTAAGAGTCAAACGATTACAAATCTAATTGCTGTTGCAATCTTTTTACGAACAGATAAAACGCAGGGTGGAGCAGGAACCGTCGCTAGATGTTGCTGA
- a CDS encoding DUF559 domain-containing protein: MLYLEYAQTQRLQTAVVTGREPESDFEVFVAKRLRQHGYEVVPQVGVSGYFIDLAVLTPEQPNTYLLGIECDDATYHSAKAARDRDRLRQQVLEQLGWHLYRIWSTDWFTNPNAETEKLITYLQRLR, encoded by the coding sequence ATGCTGTATTTAGAATATGCCCAAACTCAGCGATTACAAACAGCAGTTGTAACTGGCAGAGAACCAGAGAGTGACTTTGAGGTTTTTGTCGCGAAGCGGCTGCGTCAGCATGGATACGAAGTTGTCCCCCAAGTAGGTGTTTCTGGATATTTCATTGATTTAGCTGTCCTTACCCCTGAACAACCTAATACCTATCTACTGGGAATTGAATGTGATGACGCCACCTATCATTCAGCGAAAGCCGCACGCGATCGCGATCGTCTGCGTCAACAAGTCTTAGAACAATTAGGTTGGCACCTTTACCGAATTTGGTCCACAGACTGGTTTACCAACCCTAACGCTGAGACTGAAAAACTCATTACATACCTACAAAGGCTAAGGTAG